The following proteins are co-located in the Hydractinia symbiolongicarpus strain clone_291-10 chromosome 7, HSymV2.1, whole genome shotgun sequence genome:
- the LOC130649367 gene encoding uncharacterized protein LOC130649367, which produces MVVVFRENVNKPFVVTKMAEQVHFILNSTQNQSDIQNSNQDNSFFQNLGSPASIGSNFSSSSSFLLQAKSKGGGITCCVPLCQNNSKKNPDLSFYVIPKDSELRKKWLFMISRKDFVPSTSHRVCSVHFTGGKKTYMNNVPTIVPKTIKPTASKPRKTLNSTNCKLQLFSPVRATTNDIAAELSVEEELKQELEKLRAEISCMRIHEKELDRTIEKQQATISDIAFSIDRFKHNEAHFKFYTGFESYKLFKAVLEYLQPAANKLIYWGSNTNTENTKNINSTKRGRSRSLSAEEEFFMILVRIRCGLLLEDMAVRFNMSTSHISRILITWTDFLHSQFRMLPIWASKETVQNRMPKCFQKSYPNTRVILDCTEVFVEMPTSYRTQSSTFSNYKHHNTAKGLVGIAPDGSVTFVSDLYGGRFSDKRITKDSGIYDLLEPGDSVMADRGFELEEDLPDGVTLNIPPFLDGKPQLSLLEENETRRIASVRVHVERAIERIKNYRILQTVFKLSMAAELNKIWVICCYLVNFLPQLVPDVNTND; this is translated from the coding sequence atggtagttgtattccgcgaaaacgtaaacaaaccattcgtagtaacaaaaatggccgaacaagtacacttcatccttaattctactcaaaaccaaagcgatatacaaaattctaatcaagacaacagtttttttcaaaacttgggctctcctgcaagcattggctcaaacttttcatcaagttcaagctttttattgcaagctaaaagtaaaggaggagggataacttgctgtgtacctctctgtcaaaacaactcaaagaagaatccagacttatctttttatgtcattcctaaagactcagagcttcgaaagaaatggctttttatgatcagtagaaaggattttgtaccttctacatcgcatagagtttgctctgttcatttcactggtggaaagaagacatatatgaacaatgttcccacaatagtcccaaaaactatcaaaccaacagctagcaaaccaagaaaaactctcaacagtacaaactgtaaattgcaactattttctcctgtgagggctacgacaaatgacattgctgcagaattatctgtggaggaagagttaaaacaagagttggaaaaattgagagccgaaattagttgtatgagaattcatgaaaaggaacttgatcgaactattgaaaaacaacaagccactataagtgacatagcattttcaattgaccggtttaaacacaatgaagcacactttaagttttataccggattcgaatcttataaattattcaaagcagttttagaatatttacaaccagctgcaaataaactaatatattggggttcaaatactaacactgaaaatacaaaaaatataaactctacAAAACGAGGCCGATCACGATCATTGagcgcagaagaagaattctttaTGATACTGGTTCGAATTCGATGTGGACTTTTGTTAGAAGATATGGCTGTTCGATTTAATATGTCGACAAGTCACATAAgcagaatattgattacatggacagattttttacattcacaatTCCGTATGCTTCCAATATGGGCTTCAAAAGAAACAGTACAAAATAGAATgccgaaatgttttcaaaaaagttacccaaataCCCGTGTCATATTAGATTGTACAGAAGTATTTGTGGAAATGCCTACGTCATATCGCACACAGTCCAGTACCTTTTCAAATTACAAACACCATAATACAGCAAAAGGATTAGTCGGAATAGCTCCTGATGGATCAGTGACATTTGTCTCTGATTTGTATGGTGGACGCTTTTCGGATAAACGAATAACAAAAGATAGTGGTATATACGATTTGCTAGAGCCTGGGGATTCTGTGATGGCTGATAGAGGATTTGAGCTCGAGGAAGATTTACCTGATGGAGTAACATTAAATATTCCACCATTTTTAGATGGAAAACCTCAGCTAAGTTTATTAGAGGAAAACGAAACTAGAAGAATAGCATCTGTACGTGTACATGTCGAACGAGCAATCGAACGTATAAAAAATTACCGAATTTTACAAACAGTTTTCAAACTATCAATGGCTGCTGAACTCAATAAGATATGggttatttgttgttatttagttaattttttaccacagttGGTACCAGATGTAAATACGAAtgactaa